A genome region from Dolichospermum compactum NIES-806 includes the following:
- the galE gene encoding UDP-glucose 4-epimerase GalE: MSARKPSILVTGGAGYIGSHTVLALKQAGYEVVILDNLVYGHRDLVEQVLEVELIEGDTSDRTLLDHLFQTRNFAAVMHFSAYAYVGESVTDPAKYYRNNVLGTLTLLESMLAASIHKFVFSSTCATYGVPNFIPITEDHPQNPINPYGATKLMVERILTDFDVAYNFKSVRFRYFNAAGANPEGLLGEDHHPETHLIPLVLQTALGQREAISIFGTDYPTPDGTCIRDYIHVNDLADAHILGLEYLLNGGESEVFNLGNGNGFSVREVIAAAEDVTGMVISVKECDRRPGDPPALIGTSEKARKILNWQPQYPGIKDIVSHAWQWHQTRHK, encoded by the coding sequence ATGTCAGCGAGAAAACCTAGCATTTTGGTGACAGGGGGAGCAGGATATATTGGTTCTCATACAGTGTTAGCACTCAAGCAAGCTGGTTATGAGGTAGTTATCCTAGATAACTTGGTGTATGGACATCGGGATTTGGTAGAACAGGTTTTAGAGGTAGAATTGATAGAAGGGGATACGAGCGATCGCACTTTATTAGATCATCTTTTTCAGACTCGTAATTTTGCCGCAGTTATGCACTTTTCTGCCTATGCTTATGTAGGTGAATCTGTTACAGATCCTGCTAAATATTACCGGAATAATGTTTTAGGAACGTTGACATTATTAGAGTCAATGTTAGCAGCTTCAATTCATAAATTCGTCTTTTCTTCCACCTGTGCTACCTATGGTGTACCGAATTTTATTCCGATTACGGAAGATCATCCCCAAAATCCCATTAATCCCTATGGGGCAACTAAATTAATGGTAGAAAGGATATTAACTGATTTTGATGTGGCATACAATTTTAAATCAGTGCGTTTCCGTTACTTTAATGCTGCCGGTGCTAACCCTGAAGGATTATTAGGAGAAGATCACCATCCCGAAACCCATTTAATCCCTTTAGTGTTACAAACAGCATTAGGTCAACGGGAAGCTATTAGCATTTTTGGGACTGATTATCCCACTCCTGATGGTACTTGCATCCGCGATTATATTCATGTCAATGATTTAGCCGATGCCCATATTTTAGGACTAGAATATTTATTAAATGGTGGTGAAAGCGAAGTTTTTAACTTAGGTAATGGTAATGGTTTTTCAGTTAGAGAAGTGATTGCTGCGGCAGAAGATGTCACAGGTATGGTAATATCAGTCAAAGAATGCGATCGCCGTCCTGGAGATCCTCCAGCCTTAATTGGTACAAGCGAAAAAGCCAGAAAAATCTTGAATTGGCAACCTCAATATCCAGGTATTAAAGATATCGTCTCTCACGCTTGGCAATGGCATCAAACCAGGCATAAATAA
- a CDS encoding acyltransferase family protein, producing the protein MRLSSLDVFRGITIAAMILANMAGVADDVYRPLSHAQWHGCTPTDLIFPCFLFIVGVAMTFSLAKYTAQNKPTQAVYLRILRRTAILFILGLVLNGFWNQGVWTFDLSSIRLMGILQRIALTYLFASLIVLKLPRKSQWLVAGGLLIAYWLTMMYIPVPDYGAGVLTREGNFGAFIDRLIIPKAHLYKGDGFNFMGDPEGLFSTIPAIVSVLAGYFTGEWIKDKKQATSQTSMDLVLFGLCCLVIAIIWDVSFPINKKIWTSSYVLFTSGWALMLLAACYELIEVRLIKRWSKPFEIMGLNAIALFVASVFLIKIIAKTQLGTGETAVSIYNWIYKNIFASWAGNFNGSFLFAFVTLLFWYGVAVLMYQKRWFIKV; encoded by the coding sequence ATGCGTCTGAGTTCACTTGATGTGTTTCGTGGTATCACCATTGCAGCGATGATTCTCGCTAATATGGCCGGAGTTGCAGATGATGTTTATCGTCCCCTCAGTCATGCCCAATGGCACGGTTGTACACCTACTGATTTAATATTTCCCTGCTTTTTATTCATTGTCGGTGTAGCAATGACCTTTTCTTTAGCAAAATATACCGCCCAGAACAAACCTACTCAAGCAGTTTACTTACGCATCCTGCGCCGGACTGCGATTCTATTTATATTGGGTTTAGTATTAAATGGTTTTTGGAATCAAGGTGTTTGGACTTTTGATTTAAGTAGTATCCGCTTGATGGGGATATTACAACGGATTGCTTTAACTTATCTTTTTGCATCTTTAATAGTTTTAAAATTACCTCGCAAAAGTCAATGGTTAGTAGCAGGAGGATTACTCATTGCCTATTGGTTGACAATGATGTATATCCCAGTTCCTGATTATGGTGCGGGAGTGCTGACGCGAGAAGGTAATTTTGGTGCATTTATTGATAGATTAATTATTCCCAAAGCACATTTGTATAAAGGTGATGGGTTTAATTTTATGGGAGACCCAGAAGGACTCTTTAGCACTATTCCGGCAATAGTTAGCGTTTTAGCTGGTTATTTCACGGGGGAATGGATTAAAGATAAAAAACAAGCTACTTCACAAACTAGCATGGATTTAGTATTGTTTGGTTTGTGTTGTTTGGTAATTGCAATTATTTGGGATGTGTCATTTCCCATTAATAAGAAAATTTGGACAAGTTCCTATGTTTTATTTACCTCTGGTTGGGCGTTAATGTTATTAGCAGCTTGTTATGAGTTGATAGAAGTGAGGCTAATTAAACGCTGGAGTAAGCCTTTTGAGATCATGGGATTAAATGCGATCGCTCTTTTTGTAGCTTCTGTATTTCTAATTAAAATCATAGCCAAAACCCAACTGGGTACAGGTGAAACTGCTGTTAGTATCTATAATTGGATTTACAAAAATATCTTTGCATCTTGGGCAGGAAATTTCAATGGCTCATTTTTGTTTGCATTTGTTACCTTGTTATTTTGGTATGGTGTGGCTGTCTTAATGTATCAGAAACGCTGGTTTATTAAAGTGTAA
- a CDS encoding YcjF family protein: protein MPLSRIVTLIVGLIVILALILWLIDSLSRLYWQLSYSPLLGNLLLLLLVLLIGGLIAAFVYYVLVLRQGEEKSRRQRQRVTSAQIPAAKSDAASSTLQAVRQQVAQIQDEVTRQALLSRTKEIEANLARGEIQVVVFGTGSAGKTSLVNAIMGRIVGEVNAPMGTTQVGETYCLRLKGLERKILITDTPGILEPGVAGTEREQLARALATEADLLLFVVDNDLRRSEYEPLRGLAEIGKRSLLVLNKTDLYTETDIESILARLRERVRGFIATNDVVAIAANPQIAQLETGETFQPEADIIPLLRRMAAILRAEGEDLVADNILLQSLRLGEEARKLIDSQRRRQADKIVERYQWIGAGVVSVTPLPMVDLLATAAVNAQMVVEIGRLYGCDLNMERGKELALSLGKTIAGLGIVKGAIELLSTALQLNVATFIVGRAIQGVTAAYLTRIAGKSFIEYFRHDQDWGDGGMTEVVQQQFQINRRDEFIKVFVQEAIAKVVKPLTDTFAEKEDYK from the coding sequence ATGCCTTTGTCTCGTATTGTTACACTAATTGTTGGCCTGATCGTCATTTTGGCGTTAATCCTATGGCTAATTGATTCTCTTTCCCGGTTGTACTGGCAGTTGTCCTATTCGCCGTTGTTGGGTAATTTACTATTATTACTGCTAGTTTTACTAATTGGTGGTTTGATTGCTGCTTTTGTTTATTATGTCTTGGTGCTGCGGCAGGGGGAGGAAAAATCCCGTCGTCAACGTCAAAGGGTGACTTCTGCCCAAATTCCGGCGGCTAAATCGGATGCGGCTTCTTCTACTTTGCAAGCGGTACGTCAACAGGTAGCCCAAATTCAAGATGAGGTGACACGCCAAGCTTTACTGAGTCGGACTAAGGAAATTGAGGCGAATTTAGCGAGAGGGGAAATTCAGGTTGTTGTTTTTGGTACTGGTAGTGCTGGGAAAACTTCCCTGGTAAATGCGATTATGGGGCGGATAGTTGGTGAGGTGAATGCGCCAATGGGGACGACTCAGGTGGGTGAAACCTATTGTTTACGCTTAAAGGGTTTGGAACGGAAGATATTAATTACTGATACTCCAGGGATTTTAGAACCGGGGGTGGCGGGTACGGAACGGGAACAATTGGCTAGGGCTTTGGCGACGGAAGCGGATTTACTGTTATTTGTGGTAGATAATGATTTACGCCGTTCTGAATATGAACCATTGCGGGGTTTGGCGGAAATTGGCAAGCGATCGCTTTTAGTTCTGAATAAAACAGATTTATACACTGAAACTGACATAGAATCAATCTTGGCGAGATTACGGGAGCGGGTACGGGGTTTTATTGCTACTAATGATGTGGTGGCGATCGCTGCCAATCCCCAAATAGCCCAATTAGAAACCGGCGAAACCTTTCAACCTGAAGCGGATATTATCCCCTTATTACGGCGTATGGCTGCGATTTTACGCGCTGAAGGTGAAGATTTAGTGGCAGATAATATTCTCTTACAGTCTTTACGCTTAGGAGAAGAAGCCCGTAAACTGATAGATTCTCAGCGTCGTCGGCAAGCTGATAAAATTGTTGAGCGGTATCAATGGATTGGAGCAGGTGTGGTTTCTGTCACCCCATTGCCAATGGTAGATTTACTCGCAACCGCCGCTGTTAATGCCCAAATGGTAGTAGAAATTGGTAGGCTTTATGGTTGTGATTTAAACATGGAACGGGGCAAAGAATTAGCGCTATCTTTAGGAAAAACTATTGCCGGTTTAGGGATCGTTAAAGGGGCTATTGAATTATTATCAACGGCTTTGCAACTCAATGTGGCTACTTTTATTGTGGGTAGGGCAATTCAAGGGGTGACAGCGGCATATTTAACCCGAATTGCGGGGAAAAGTTTTATTGAATATTTTCGTCATGATCAAGATTGGGGTGATGGGGGCATGACAGAGGTAGTACAACAACAGTTTCAGATTAATCGCCGGGATGAATTTATCAAAGTTTTTGTGCAAGAAGCGATCGCTAAAGTCGTCAAACCATTAACTGATACCTTTGCAGAAAAAGAAGATTATAAATAA
- a CDS encoding urease accessory protein UreH domain-containing protein, protein MLDLLLITLLGFLGSFGHCFGMCGPLTVAFSLSQQQKNPTWQQQLQFHTLLNLGRMLSYALVGAAIGAIGSVLVEGGQLAGVGSDLRRWIAIITGIMLIWFGLGQVKPDFLPHIPILHPILKGNLHNRLSAAMLHLSAQTQWWTPSLLGMTWGLMPCGFLYAAQIKAAATGNLWQATATMLAFGIGTLPIMLGVSVSTALMSKDRRSQLFRLGGWVTLIIGNITLLRTGDTMTDYSGHAALICLILSLIARPVNSFWSAPLRYRRALGVGAFVLAGVHTIHHFEHSLEWNFNAFWFLKLKFQWGMSAGAVALALMLPAACTSFDFLQKSLGKRWRQIHLLSVPALLLSAIHAVMIGSHYLGAFRLSWQNQLAAVLLGIIIFGVLLVRSRYFWLYLHLEKFYVPPNKSR, encoded by the coding sequence ATGCTAGATTTATTACTCATCACATTACTAGGGTTTTTGGGCAGTTTTGGACATTGCTTTGGGATGTGTGGACCCTTAACAGTAGCTTTTTCTCTTTCTCAACAGCAGAAAAATCCGACTTGGCAACAGCAATTACAATTTCATACCTTACTCAACTTGGGGCGAATGTTGAGTTACGCTTTAGTTGGTGCTGCTATTGGCGCAATCGGTTCGGTATTAGTAGAAGGTGGACAACTGGCAGGAGTCGGTAGTGATTTGCGGCGGTGGATAGCCATAATTACAGGCATAATGCTGATTTGGTTTGGTTTAGGACAGGTCAAACCAGATTTTTTACCGCATATTCCCATCCTACACCCTATCTTAAAAGGGAACTTACACAACCGTCTCAGTGCAGCCATGCTCCACTTATCTGCACAAACTCAATGGTGGACACCGTCACTTTTGGGCATGACTTGGGGATTAATGCCCTGTGGTTTTTTATATGCGGCTCAAATTAAGGCTGCGGCTACAGGAAATTTGTGGCAAGCAACAGCGACAATGTTAGCTTTTGGGATTGGCACGCTCCCTATCATGCTAGGCGTAAGTGTTTCTACGGCTTTAATGAGTAAAGATCGCCGCAGTCAATTATTTCGCTTGGGTGGGTGGGTAACTCTGATAATTGGCAATATTACCCTTTTGCGGACAGGGGATACGATGACAGACTATAGCGGACACGCTGCCCTAATTTGTTTAATTCTCTCATTGATTGCCCGTCCTGTGAATAGTTTTTGGTCTGCACCTCTGCGTTACCGTCGAGCTTTGGGAGTTGGGGCTTTTGTTCTGGCTGGGGTACATACTATTCATCATTTTGAACATTCTCTAGAGTGGAATTTCAACGCTTTTTGGTTTTTAAAGTTAAAATTTCAATGGGGGATGAGTGCAGGGGCTGTGGCATTGGCATTAATGCTCCCAGCTGCTTGTACAAGTTTTGACTTTCTGCAAAAGTCATTAGGTAAACGTTGGCGACAAATTCATCTCTTGAGTGTACCAGCTTTGTTATTGAGTGCTATTCATGCGGTGATGATTGGTTCTCATTACTTGGGCGCTTTTAGATTAAGTTGGCAAAACCAGTTAGCAGCCGTGTTGCTGGGGATAATTATTTTTGGTGTATTATTAGTGCGCTCACGGTATTTTTGGTTATATTTACATCTAGAAAAATTTTATGTTCCTCCCAATAAGTCGCGGTAA
- a CDS encoding PEP-CTERM sorting domain-containing protein, with protein sequence MAISAPAYSINLVNLNTFNSIGDVISNNTVISSGSPNTVEISGGTGTLEDFLGIDPTNFSTVIPDNTFGSAIKSTFSNINSGDVFSFQWQFNQDNQDQAFVAIANNIQALTGNNGTYSYTFTSPGSYNIGIGVVDVNDTTGQSTLTLSNAQIQAVPWETDTLPILGSTILFGIGVWAKRKYTGNSKS encoded by the coding sequence ATGGCAATCTCTGCTCCTGCTTACTCTATCAACTTAGTTAATTTAAACACTTTTAACTCCATTGGAGATGTTATTAGTAACAACACAGTTATTTCCTCAGGTTCACCGAATACGGTTGAAATCAGTGGTGGTACTGGTACTTTGGAGGATTTCCTGGGTATTGACCCGACCAATTTTTCAACTGTTATCCCAGACAATACTTTTGGTTCAGCCATTAAAAGTACCTTTAGTAACATTAATTCTGGAGATGTATTTAGCTTTCAATGGCAATTTAACCAAGACAATCAAGATCAAGCTTTTGTAGCGATTGCCAATAATATTCAAGCTTTAACGGGTAATAATGGTACTTATAGCTATACCTTCACTTCACCGGGAAGTTATAATATTGGTATTGGAGTTGTTGACGTTAATGATACAACAGGTCAATCAACTCTCACCCTAAGTAATGCTCAAATTCAGGCTGTTCCTTGGGAAACTGATACCCTACCAATATTAGGTAGTACAATTCTTTTTGGTATTGGTGTTTGGGCTAAACGTAAATACACTGGCAATTCTAAATCTTGA
- the bchM gene encoding magnesium protoporphyrin IX methyltransferase encodes MNAAEDKTIVREYFNSTGFDRWQRIYGDGEVNKVQLDIRTGHQQTVDNVIGWLEADNNLPSLSICDAGCGVGSLSIPLAISGAKVYASDISAKMVSEAQDRAVMALSNTVNPSFAVQDLESLSGNYHTVICLDVLIHYPLEKADEMISHLCSLAQSRIILSFAPKTCFLTILKKIGTFFPGPSKTTRAYLHPKADVIKVLEKNGFSIQRQAMTRTKFYFSSLLEATRTSV; translated from the coding sequence ATGAACGCAGCCGAGGATAAAACAATAGTCCGCGAATACTTCAACTCCACAGGTTTTGATAGGTGGCAACGCATCTATGGTGATGGTGAAGTCAACAAGGTTCAGCTAGATATTCGCACTGGACATCAACAAACTGTAGATAATGTCATCGGCTGGTTAGAAGCTGACAACAATTTACCATCATTATCAATTTGTGATGCTGGGTGTGGTGTAGGTAGTCTGAGTATTCCTCTGGCTATAAGTGGCGCTAAGGTCTACGCCAGCGACATTTCTGCCAAAATGGTATCAGAAGCTCAGGATAGGGCTGTAATGGCTTTGTCCAATACTGTAAATCCCTCCTTTGCAGTACAGGATTTAGAATCTTTAAGTGGTAATTATCACACTGTAATCTGTTTAGATGTTTTGATTCATTACCCTCTAGAAAAAGCTGACGAGATGATTTCTCATCTGTGTTCTTTAGCGCAATCACGAATTATTCTCAGTTTTGCGCCTAAAACTTGCTTCCTGACTATCCTCAAAAAAATTGGTACTTTCTTCCCTGGTCCGAGTAAAACCACTCGCGCTTATTTACATCCTAAAGCTGATGTGATCAAAGTTCTGGAAAAAAATGGCTTTTCAATCCAACGACAAGCTATGACGCGAACAAAGTTTTACTTTTCCAGTTTACTAGAAGCAACTCGCACATCTGTCTAA
- a CDS encoding zinc ribbon domain-containing protein — protein MSRWEPTSQICSECGYKWGKLDLKIRSLKCLNCGTEQDRDENAAKNINKVGIGHCHDSKRALHQSG, from the coding sequence ATTAGTAGATGGGAACCAACTAGCCAAATTTGCTCTGAATGTGGCTACAAGTGGGGGAAACTTGACTTAAAAATTCGGTCGCTTAAGTGCTTGAATTGTGGGACTGAACAAGACCGAGACGAGAACGCCGCCAAAAATATAAATAAAGTCGGGATAGGGCATTGCCACGACTCTAAACGGGCGCTTCACCAAAGCGGGTAA
- a CDS encoding peroxiredoxin: MSIKVGDTAPDFSLLDQNGKNVSLADFRGQKSVVLYFYPKDDTPGCTVESCAFRDQYEVFQAAGAEVIGVSGDSRESHQRFANKYNLPFTLLSDQGDKVRKQYGATTAFGFIPGRVTYVIDQNGVVQYVLDSMLNFKGHVEEALKTLEQLAAK; this comes from the coding sequence ATGTCTATCAAAGTTGGAGATACCGCGCCTGACTTTAGTTTACTTGACCAAAATGGCAAAAACGTCAGTCTGGCAGACTTTCGGGGTCAAAAATCCGTTGTCCTCTATTTTTATCCCAAGGATGATACACCAGGATGCACTGTAGAATCTTGCGCTTTTCGAGATCAATATGAAGTGTTTCAAGCCGCTGGTGCTGAAGTTATTGGTGTGAGTGGTGACTCTAGGGAATCTCATCAAAGGTTTGCAAATAAATACAATTTACCTTTTACACTTTTAAGTGATCAAGGTGATAAAGTCCGAAAACAATACGGTGCAACTACCGCTTTTGGTTTCATTCCCGGCCGAGTTACCTATGTAATTGATCAAAATGGAGTGGTTCAGTATGTGCTTGATTCCATGTTGAACTTTAAAGGCCACGTTGAAGAAGCATTAAAAACCCTGGAACAACTAGCAGCAAAGTAA
- a CDS encoding DUF937 domain-containing protein, with protein sequence MGLFDQILGAVSNSTQPGGLDNLVNIATTVKQLGNGVGADSSTMQSVLSVVGKQVQSSLQAKQATDGSEAVQDLVNQFAGTSAHSQAVDTLFSSDIQAQVAETAAQGTSLDVNTIQQLLPTLVPLILSFLQSGGNPLLNKFLDADGDGDVDITDAIKLASKFLRI encoded by the coding sequence ATGGGGCTATTTGATCAAATTCTTGGTGCAGTTAGTAATTCCACTCAACCCGGTGGTTTGGATAATTTAGTAAATATTGCCACCACAGTTAAACAATTAGGCAATGGTGTTGGTGCAGACTCTTCCACCATGCAATCAGTTTTATCAGTTGTCGGTAAACAAGTACAATCATCTTTACAGGCAAAACAAGCTACTGACGGCAGTGAAGCCGTACAAGATTTAGTCAATCAATTTGCCGGCACTTCAGCCCATTCCCAAGCTGTAGATACCTTATTTTCTTCAGATATCCAAGCACAAGTAGCGGAAACTGCCGCCCAGGGTACTAGCTTAGATGTAAATACAATTCAACAATTATTACCAACTTTAGTCCCTTTAATTTTGAGTTTTTTACAATCTGGTGGTAATCCATTACTCAATAAATTTCTAGATGCTGACGGTGATGGTGATGTAGACATTACGGACGCGATTAAATTAGCTAGTAAGTTTTTAAGAATTTAA
- a CDS encoding helix-turn-helix domain-containing protein, with product MPRSLCVRYDCIDEVRVAVTRNGYANQRALADDTGLSLATVSNFLTGKPVNHTTVEELCRKLNLDWQKITTSSDKVISTPPRNPDKYAKKNNFNKFQDWGTAIDISPFYGRREELIQLESWIIQDSCRLVGLFGISGIGKTALATQLAKQIGGEFDCVFWRSVPTVPSFESMITDLLSFVSNHKESKSDINRVIHYLRTRRCLIILDNLDPASDVNYIKYTQLTQIIAETHHQSCLIFTSQSKPAEVGFMEKWTLSVRSLGLLGSSEIAFSLIQSKQLLGTDEQKYELCYLYGNNPLKIKVVVSTIIDLFDGDIGKFLEEKSTR from the coding sequence ATGCCAAGATCACTATGCGTTCGTTATGACTGTATTGACGAGGTTAGGGTGGCTGTTACACGCAATGGATACGCTAACCAAAGAGCCTTAGCTGATGATACCGGATTATCCTTAGCTACAGTTAGTAATTTCTTAACTGGTAAACCCGTTAACCATACAACAGTTGAAGAACTATGTCGCAAATTAAATCTAGATTGGCAAAAAATTACCACTAGCAGCGATAAAGTAATATCTACCCCCCCCCGCAATCCGGACAAATACGCAAAAAAAAACAATTTCAATAAATTCCAAGACTGGGGAACAGCAATTGATATTTCACCATTTTACGGACGCAGGGAAGAACTCATACAGCTAGAATCATGGATCATCCAAGATAGCTGTCGGTTGGTAGGATTGTTCGGTATCAGTGGAATTGGTAAAACAGCTTTAGCTACTCAACTAGCAAAACAGATTGGGGGTGAGTTTGATTGCGTTTTTTGGCGTTCAGTGCCTACTGTTCCATCTTTTGAGAGTATGATCACTGACTTGCTATCTTTTGTCTCTAATCACAAAGAAAGCAAATCCGACATTAATCGAGTTATCCATTATTTGCGTACTCGTCGTTGTCTGATTATCTTGGATAATCTTGACCCGGCTTCAGATGTTAATTATATAAAATATACTCAACTAACCCAAATAATTGCGGAAACACACCATCAAAGCTGTCTCATTTTCACCAGTCAATCCAAACCTGCTGAAGTTGGTTTTATGGAGAAGTGGACATTATCAGTACGTTCTTTGGGATTATTGGGTTCATCAGAAATAGCTTTTTCCCTAATCCAATCAAAACAATTATTGGGAACTGATGAACAAAAATATGAACTATGCTATCTCTATGGAAATAATCCCCTCAAAATTAAAGTGGTTGTTAGTACCATCATTGACTTATTTGATGGTGACATTGGGAAGTTTCTAGAAGAAAAAAGTACCCGTTAG
- a CDS encoding sigma-70 family RNA polymerase sigma factor, translated as MKFNESSARSDGIDLLSLYYTNPSIQLRNQLVELHQGLVRKIAYKFSQSCYESYEDLEQIGYFGLIRAIERFDPDQGYALSSFAVPYIRGEILHFLRDNSTLLKIPRRCQEVYSQGQKIRKELAISLNHPPKEIEVANKLHISLEEWQATKLAVQNRIPLSLDNTASNYVNSPVTWADLLPCHHSIALQQRQEEKEQLEGAISMLDDKPRMAVELVFVKQLTRKDAAKKIGATPMTVTRYLQKGLQQLITYLQPTSIATGS; from the coding sequence ATGAAATTCAATGAGTCCTCTGCTCGTTCTGATGGTATTGATCTCTTATCCCTCTACTACACAAACCCCTCTATTCAACTTCGTAATCAGCTTGTTGAATTACATCAAGGATTAGTGCGAAAAATTGCCTATAAATTTAGCCAGAGTTGTTATGAATCTTATGAAGATCTAGAACAAATTGGATATTTTGGTTTAATTAGAGCAATTGAACGTTTTGATCCTGATCAGGGATATGCTTTGAGTTCCTTTGCTGTACCGTATATTCGCGGTGAGATTCTTCACTTTTTGCGTGATAACTCTACCTTATTAAAAATTCCCCGTCGTTGTCAAGAAGTTTACAGTCAAGGACAAAAAATTCGTAAGGAATTAGCCATATCTTTAAATCATCCTCCCAAAGAAATTGAAGTTGCTAACAAGCTACATATATCTTTAGAAGAGTGGCAAGCAACCAAATTAGCAGTTCAAAATCGCATTCCTTTGAGTTTAGATAATACAGCATCTAATTATGTAAATTCCCCAGTCACCTGGGCTGATTTGCTTCCCTGTCACCATAGCATCGCACTTCAGCAACGGCAAGAAGAAAAAGAGCAGCTAGAAGGAGCAATAAGTATGCTAGATGATAAACCCAGAATGGCAGTGGAGTTAGTGTTTGTTAAACAATTAACTCGCAAGGATGCTGCTAAGAAGATTGGGGCTACACCAATGACAGTAACACGATATCTGCAAAAAGGGTTACAACAGTTGATTACTTATTTACAACCAACCTCCATTGCGACTGGATCTTAA
- a CDS encoding DUF7219 family protein, whose protein sequence is MSKEDFLYPRGRYYGHVKPENLVFNANLQEFAQKVSYICNLETGGKISPDEAYDQIKLLWKQLKQSKKQLKIGEQPFQSNGSEEG, encoded by the coding sequence ATGAGCAAAGAAGATTTTCTCTATCCCCGTGGTCGCTATTATGGTCATGTCAAACCAGAAAACTTGGTATTTAATGCGAATTTGCAGGAATTTGCCCAAAAGGTTAGTTATATTTGCAATTTAGAAACTGGTGGCAAGATCTCACCAGATGAGGCTTATGACCAGATTAAGTTACTTTGGAAACAGTTAAAACAATCAAAAAAACAACTGAAAATCGGTGAACAACCTTTTCAAAGTAACGGTTCTGAAGAAGGTTAG
- a CDS encoding glycosyltransferase family 4 protein: MRIALFTETFLPKVDGIVTRLRHTVDHLQRLSNQVLVFAPEGGITEHKGAKVYGVSGFPLPLYPELKMALPRPAIGHALEEFQPDIIHVVNPAVLGLSGIFYSKVLKIPLVASYHTHLPQYLQHYGLGMLEGLLWELLKLGHNQAELNLCTSTAMVKELSAHGIERCDLWQRGVDTELFHPDLVSAKMRSHLSQNHPDSPLLLYVGRLSAEKEIERIKPILEAIPDARLALVGDGPHRQALEKHFAGTNTYFVGYLMGKELGSAFASADAFIFPSRTETLGLVLLEAMAAGCPVVAARSGGIPDIVTDGVNGYLFDPEADIQEAINATIRLLKQRQEIAIIRTNARAEAEKWGWTSATQQLENYYQKVILKRSQESE, translated from the coding sequence ATGAGAATTGCCCTATTTACAGAAACCTTTTTACCTAAAGTTGATGGCATTGTTACCCGTCTTCGCCATACTGTTGACCATTTGCAACGTCTTAGCAATCAAGTTTTGGTATTTGCCCCCGAAGGTGGTATCACTGAACATAAAGGTGCGAAAGTTTACGGAGTTAGTGGCTTTCCCTTACCTCTCTATCCAGAGTTAAAAATGGCACTGCCCCGCCCTGCCATTGGTCACGCTTTAGAAGAGTTTCAACCAGATATTATTCATGTTGTTAATCCCGCAGTTCTCGGACTATCAGGGATTTTTTATAGTAAAGTTCTCAAAATTCCTTTGGTGGCTTCTTATCATACTCACTTGCCCCAATATCTACAACATTACGGATTAGGGATGTTAGAAGGGTTACTATGGGAGTTGTTAAAGCTGGGTCATAATCAGGCTGAATTAAATTTGTGTACCTCTACGGCAATGGTAAAGGAACTTTCAGCGCATGGGATTGAAAGGTGTGATTTATGGCAACGGGGGGTAGATACAGAATTATTTCATCCTGATTTAGTCAGTGCCAAAATGCGATCGCATCTTTCCCAAAATCATCCAGATAGCCCTTTATTATTGTATGTTGGTCGTCTTTCAGCGGAAAAGGAAATCGAACGCATTAAACCGATTTTAGAAGCTATTCCTGATGCCAGATTAGCATTAGTTGGCGATGGTCCCCACCGTCAAGCTTTGGAAAAACACTTTGCTGGGACAAATACTTACTTTGTTGGTTATCTTATGGGTAAAGAATTAGGCTCTGCCTTTGCCAGTGCTGATGCTTTTATTTTTCCTTCCCGCACAGAGACACTCGGATTAGTGCTGCTAGAAGCTATGGCTGCCGGGTGTCCAGTAGTAGCAGCCCGTTCTGGAGGCATCCCTGATATTGTGACAGATGGTGTAAATGGATATCTTTTTGATCCAGAGGCTGATATTCAAGAAGCGATTAATGCTACAATCCGTTTGTTAAAACAACGGCAGGAAATAGCTATTATTCGGACAAATGCCCGTGCAGAAGCAGAGAAATGGGGATGGACATCGGCGACACAACAACTAGAAAATTATTATCAAAAAGTAATCTTAAAGAGGAGTCAGGAGTCAGAATAA